The following DNA comes from Erigeron canadensis isolate Cc75 chromosome 3, C_canadensis_v1, whole genome shotgun sequence.
acatgaCTTGGAATTTGAACAGGTGGTGGGACAATATGTACAAGCGGGTCCAGTATCAGCTCCAGCCGAGCCAGCGAAAATAGACCCAATTGACCAGGTTACAATTGGAGAAGCACTAGAGGCTGCTGCCATGTCTGCCGGAGAGAAGCCTGTGGAACAGAGTGACGCTGCGGCCATACAAGCAGCAGAAGTCCGAGCAACGGGTCAAATGCGAGTCATGCCTTCTGGCTTAGCGGCTAAAGCTCAGGCTGCAGCGACACAGAACACCCGGACCATGCGTGATGAGGACAAAACAAAGCTTGGAGATGTGTTGGCGGCAAGTTTTTACTAATTGATATTAAAATTCTGTTTTGACTTTGTTGTATAATATGCATGCATGGTTTTACTAATTAATATGAACGATCGAGCATACATGTATATACAGGATGCGAGTACGATGCTGCCTCGAGACAAGCCAGTGACGAGGGAGGACGCGGAAGGGGTTATAGGGGCAGAGATAAGGAACAAGCCGGATTTGGCTACGTACCCGGGTGGGGTGGCGGCGTCCATGGCTGCAGCTGCTAGGCTCAATCAGAAGAAGTGAATTGGGCTTCATCAAAATATACTAAGCTAGTTTGATAGTAGTATATAGTCAAGGTAGGCTGGGTGTTTATGAATGTAGGGTCGAATGGCAAGACAATATGGCACGTGGtatggtttatgtttaaatctctactatatatatatgtatgtaacttTTGCTTTTCACTTTACTTCTTTGTGTTACTTATAAAGTAACATCGATCATATGCAACAAATTATGTCTACTATTGCAACAATCTCGTCAAAATCAAAGTTAGAAAACAATTTGAAGGGTCAAGCTACTAGAAGAGAAGATCATTTCGGACTGGATCTTGAGTAATTTGAGACTCTCTCACAATAGCAAGAACAAACTCAAAGATTTGAACAATAAAAATCTAAAGAAAAGCTACAAACTCaaactgatgatgatgataccaATATATAGTTGTGAACTTTATCGCTTCTTGCAGACCCCAACAGTCCCATATGATAACAGAAACTATATTTTGATATAACCATTATAGCCTAATATAATTAAAGAACAAAACGATGTAGGAAGTAGTATGAAGTCAGAACATAGACAGAAGTTTAGAACAACATCTGCTTTTGGCAATTAATTTACGAAAACAATCCATATCTACCTAAACACAAATCAGTTATTTAATTAGATAAACTGAAAGAATAGGAAAAACAAGCCAGCCTTTGGTGAAATGGAAGATGAAAACAGACCTGATCTTTTTCAAACGCTCCAAATCATCTCTTAGTTTCATGTCGAGTGCATTAGAGGTAACCTGGGAGTACTTTCCATCTTTGTAGTCCTCCTTTCTGTTAAGGAACCAGTCTGGAATTTTATACTCACGAGGGTTGGCCACAATTGTCATTAGGTTGTCAATTTCGGCATTAGACAGTTCACCGTGCAATATAAAGTTGACATGAATTTAACCCGACGCAAATACAAAACGGGCAGTAATCAAAATAACGATATACTTAACAAATTAGACCACGCCTTTCATATACATAAGGAGCAATGATGCAATGACAGCAACTAATTAAACAACTTTCACGAAAAATCAAGCATTGTTTTACTGTTTATAAAGTGTCACCTGCGGAAATAGCAACGTGTTTATATATCAATGgaatcaaacaactttcacgaaaaaaaaaacctgtCCTCGATCAAACAAGAATCAAGAGAAAAAGGAAGAACCCTACAATCGACAATGTGTTTATATATCAATGGAATCGTAAATGCGTACGGTCCCTAAATGGGCCGGGCCTCATTAGTTTTAAAAGCTTGTTTTAAGATGTGTTTAATGAAGATTTTAAATACGAGCACTCAAATAGtcaaatatcaatttcatttacatATTTAATATAGACAACAATACATACTTAGACTGAAAGATGATATAATTAATATGGCGTGAGTGAAGAATTCAAGGGCAATGCTGCATGTAGAGCGGACAATTCCGAAGATGGTAACATATGCGTCTCGGTTTTCTTGGACTTCGTTTTTGTTTGAGAAAATTCAGAGAATTGGCTGGGTGGTTGAAAGTCTTGGTCTTACAAAACGAATCAACTTGGTTATTAGTTTGCTTGAAAAGCAATTAGGATCATTCAAGCTTGTAAAAAAGCAATACGTAAAAAAAGATTTCACGTTCTTCAAACATTGGACTTGCCATTTTGGTTTAACTATTTTGAGGTGCCAACGGGCTTTTTAGTTAAAACCAAATGAGTTTTCTTTGTTCAACTCTTGACACTAATTCCTCATTTGCCTTTGCTTTTAGTTAAATGACGAAGGAGGGTATGTGTGAATATACACGTGTAAAGATAAAGTGACGAAGAAAGTGAAGATGTGTTAGTGCATGTCACATCAAGAATTAGTAGTTGAACTGTATCcaatatctaaaaaaaatgcaactatttttattttaaaatggaATAGTTATGAAATCTTGATGAACAGGAACAAACTATGTTCTCAATTATAAATGAGGACTGCTATCATAATTACATACTACAGGTATTCATGTATGTTTTCCTCTTCGTTTATTTCTCCGACAAAAATTTAGAGTTTGTTGTGTTGTTTATTAAGCTATTTGTAATTATAATTGGTAATAATACTAAGAACAATTCAAATGTCAATGACCAAAAAGCTTTGAACTATTCTTACAGGTAATTTGGTGTAGTTGCGAGAAACCAAGACCTTTCAAAAAGGTCTCTagaaaaacaataacataaacattGTAATTAACACTCAAATTTTGTTTCTAATATATAAGAAAACGACTCAGCTAAGGACCCGAGTTTTCAACTGGCTTCAAGATTAACTTAAGTAAAGCACAACAACCTTCGGTTCCAACAAACCTATGAAGTCATACTTCGATTGAAAATGGTGCTGTCAAAAATGTTCTGCCCCAAATAGTTAGCTATATTAACATTTACATGGGCTCCAAAACCATATTTTAAATTCCACGGAGCCCATGCGACATACTTGCCCAAAAATCACAAGTATGTATTTACAGTCAGTAAACACCAAAAATTACACATGCCTCCGCAGTATGAAGCAGCATCATTAAGCCAATAACTCTAATAAATAAGCATCAGTACTTTATCTCACCATCTTCCATTTTACAACACTCCACCTGTAACAGATGAGATTCTATATGTTTAGCAATACAATATTTCAAACCAGCAGAAATAAAGacccggaaaaaaaaaaaaaactaacatacCTTTACGCACTAGATGCAGCTCAACCCCTACTAAATGCAGATCAAACCAGGAGTAGGGAATGAGCTGCAATGTTGGGCACTTGAATCAGATAGCTCAAATGAGCTTTTACAAACTTGGTCCTGCTCGGATGAGCTTTTACAAACTTGTGGTTCCTTTGAGATAcagtcatcatcatcaacaaatgGAGTATCAGCATCAGTTGCAGCAGGTTGAAGGTTCAAGTCAAAAGTAATCTTGGAAACACCTTTCAATGTCAAAGGAGACATTCTAACTGAATCAACACTATTGTTGACCATAGCAGATGCATTATGTTCATGGGTTATATCACCTGATGACCCTGGTACTGCATCTGCAGTCTCTGAAATTTGAAAATAGGTCATGTGTATTTCAGATTCGAGATGTACACCAGTTTTTGATCATAAACTATTGCATTTGATAATTAGATTTCTGAGTGAAGGAAAATAAAACATCATCatgaatattataaataaacttTGGAAATCTTAGACTGGTGACCATTAAGTGGGAAAACAATTAATGCATGAGTTGATTAGAACTGTTTAATTATTAGCTGGCATTAAATTTTAGTACCAAACATATGAATATCTATTTCGACTCATTTGCTTACGAAATATTAATTTGGGAGGGATTTCATCTCAAACGAAGTATCCCAAAGTTCACTCGATTGATAACATCTTAACCTACTTTACTCAAAAGTTTATGCTAACGTACTAATAATGCTTTTGTTAtcatatataagtaaaaaacacataaaatatatagcaatatataaaaagtagaaGATTTAAATTGTGTTAAGGTCAACTTGACCTGACCTGTTTCGAC
Coding sequences within:
- the LOC122594531 gene encoding late embryogenesis abundant protein D-34, whose product is MSQGQPRRPQTEDQEPIKYGDVFQVSGDLANKPITPQDAATMQSAESRVLGKTQKSGPAAVMQSAACVNESRGVVGHFDVTSDTSDQGVTVSDAEVAGLHIVTESIGGQVVGQYVQAGPVSAPAEPAKIDPIDQVTIGEALEAAAMSAGEKPVEQSDAAAIQAAEVRATGQMRVMPSGLAAKAQAAATQNTRTMRDEDKTKLGDVLADASTMLPRDKPVTREDAEGVIGAEIRNKPDLATYPGGVAASMAAAARLNQKK